Proteins encoded within one genomic window of Festucalex cinctus isolate MCC-2025b chromosome 18, RoL_Fcin_1.0, whole genome shotgun sequence:
- the nyap1 gene encoding neuronal tyrosine-phosphorylated phosphoinositide-3-kinase adapter 1 isoform X4, whose product MGFMTMPASQDLSPHSCASAMAPRSQSCHAVGAGDASLENGDYSDTQSQHGGRCPPVKPKRHPSTRLSSSSADSRGPLETPPPPSHSHAKHPEKKNAMKKSDSGDVGSKKVPPLKPKRSPSTQLTFDPLPPRVPHSAASLPFQGADSQIQTGEGDDEPVYIEMVGQVFTRESQTATPHPVTPVTTTPDSDSDQGEAIYEEMKYPLQENRESQRHPPTKHEKMKSSKHYHVTPSPSSSSSSLPRPSSSSPSYSKPKATVSISHSSPLPSSASSTPVPQVLSTSPHTPRAPTPYLLQGSKCDPESNTKIPAPFPNLLQHRPPLLAFPQPAAASSGVGVQSKGSTSKMGTQTSSVTTQAGTSSSSTSSNVPTSASKDPTGGSVTPQEKHSRDSQLGPAPGLRARSHSTPLPPSSKSTSPFSHHHHHPHHRPSHYHHYRKPERGDSPAPLKSSSQTSTQATVQTQTSSTGKEGKSVSFLLKTDKGEKDRDKERDRDRDRDRDRGRDKDRDRDRDRDRDRDRDSGPHSLQLDLLPSTISQTSQGSTSSTPTPLSSSHRPHSRPHLRSHTPHGLPAYKPPSSDSPLLWTYPSGGFRRPPAYESLRGSSQTPSLQQPSSLTGVGEGRSKGGEGKSGFMPWDSSASFAGDEGYSWPLQRKLSFSHGSRESEKEEGRTWNGSADALLRMDKDELGMGFRGGPSSIPVHYSGASRTLGHCESLVGADGNPGFRALPRIGMPLPCQTFPACRNGEVGRLGRSSSAAGVRQVGGGDVQRQSSLPAREALNQQHGLTQPQASCSPSSPSVSRQQQQLQLHQQQLQLKQQLQQLQQQHHLQLQFQQLAQLAQGQPAAGAGAASSAAQTQRDGKLLEVIERKRCLCKEIKAHRRPDKSLCKQDSMPILPSWRRTPEPRKTGTPPCQRPQAVVWDTAI is encoded by the exons ATGGGCTTCATGACCATGCCGGCCTCCCAGGACCTTTCCCCTCACTCGTGTGCCTCAGCCATGGCGCCGCGCTCGCAGTCCTGCCACGCGGTCGGCGCCGGCGACGCAAGTCTCGAGAACGGAGATTACTCGGACACCCAATCCCAGCACGGCGGCCGATGCCCGCCGGTCAAACCCAAGCGCCACCCCAGCACTCGCCTCAGCTCCTCATCTGCTGACAGCAGAGGACCTCTGgagacgccgccgccgccctcccacTCGCACGCCAAGCACCCAGAGAAGAAAAATG CCATGAAGAAGTCCGACTCTGGAGACGTTGGCTCCAAAAAGGTGCCTCCTTTGAAACCCAAGAGAAGTCCCAGCACCCAGCTCACCTTCGACCCACTTCCTCCACGTGTGCCTCATTCTGCCGCATCCCTCCCTTTCCAGGGAGCCGACTCTCAGATTCAAACCGGAGAGGGGGACGATGAGCCGGTCTACATCGAGATGGTGGGTCAAGTGTTTACCAGAGAGAGCCAGACCGCCACCCCCCACCCCGTCACCCCCGTAACCACCACGCCGGATTCCGACTCGGACCAGGGTGAGGCCATCTACGAAGAGATGAAATACCCGCTGCAAGAGAACCGGGAATCTCAGAGACACCCGCCGACCAAACACGAGAAGATGAAAAGCTCCAAACATTACCACGTCACCCCCTCGCCTTCCAGCAGTTCTTCGTCCCTGCCGCGACCCTCGTCTTCCTCTCCTTCCTATTCCAAACCCAAAGCTACCGTCTCCATCTCTCATTCGTCCCCGCTCCCTTCCTCCGCATCCTCCACCCCCGTCCCCCAGGTCCTATCCACCAGCCCCCACACTCCACGAGCGCCCACTCCCTACCTGCTGCAAGGGAGTAAATGTGACCCAGAATCCAACACTAAGATCCCTGCCCCTTTCCCAAATCTTCTCCAGCACCGACCCCCATTGCTGGCTTTCCCTCAACCGGCAGCGGCATCCAGCGGGGTGGGCGTGCAAAGCAAGGGTTCCACCTCCAAAATGGGGACTCAAACGTCCAGCGTGACCACGCAAGCCGGCACCTCGTCCTCCTCAACGTCCTCTAACGTTCCCACGTCAGCCTCCAAAGATCCAACAGGAGGAAGCGTAACGCCGCAAGAGAAACACAGCAGAGATTCCCAACTGGGACCAGCTCCGGGGCTCAGAGCTCGGAGTCACTCCACGCCCCTGCCCCCGTCCTCCAAATCCACGTCGCCGTTCtcccatcaccaccaccacccgcaCCATCGGCCCTCCCACTACCATCACTATCGCAAGCCGGAGAGGGGAGACTCTCCGGCGCCGCTCAAGAGCAGCTCTCAGACTTCCACCCAGGCCACAGTGCAGACCCAAACTTCAAGTACGGGCAAGGAAGGGAAGTCTGTTAGCTTCCTCTTGAAGACAGACAAAGGGGAGAAGGACAGAGACAAGGAGAGGGATCGGGACCGGGACCGGGATAGAGACCGAGGTCGAGATAAGGACAGAGAccgagacagagacagagaccgAGACCGAGACCGGGATAGCGGTCCACACTCTTTGCAACTGGATCTTCTTCCTTCCACAATCAGTCAAACATCTCAAGGCAGCACCAGCTCGACTCCGACCCCGCTGTCCTCGTCCCATCGCCCTCATTCTCGTCCCCATTTGCGCTCTCACACCCCTCACGGTCTGCCAGCTTACAAGCCGCCGTCCTCTGACAGCCCCCTGCTTTGGACGTACCCCTCCGGAGGCTTCCGCAGACCGCCGGCTTACGAGAGCTTGAGAGGAAGCTCGCAGACGCCGTCCCTGCAGCAGCCGTCGAGCCTCACGGGCGTTGGCGAGGGGAGATCCAAGGGTGGCGAGGGCAAATCTGGCTTCATGCCCTGGGACAGTAGTGCCAGCTTTGCGGGCGATGAAGGGTATTCCTGGCCCCTGCAGAGGAAATTGTCTTTCAGCCACGGGAGCAGGGAAAGCGAAA AAGAAGAAGGACGAACTTGGAATGGCAGTGCCGACGCCTTATTAAGGATGGATAAGGACGAGTTGGGAATGGGGTTCCGAGGGGGCCCCTCAAGCATCCCAGTGCACTATAGTGGCGCAAGTAGAACCCTTGGCCACTGTGAGTCTCTGGTGGGCGCAGACGGCAACCCGGGATTCCGAGCCCTGCCCCGGATCGGGATGCCTCTTCCCTGTCAGACGTTCCCCGCCTGTCGCAACGGAG AAGTGGGGCGGCTGGGCCGTTCCTCCTCTGCTGCTGGAGTGAGACAGGTGGGCGGAGGAGACGTCCAGAGGCAGAGCAGTCTACCAGCACGAGAAGCCCTCAATCAG CAGCACGGCCTGACGCAGCCGCAAGCCTCCTGCAGCCCGAGCAGCCCCAGCGTTTCccgtcagcagcagcagctgcagctCCACCAGCAGCAGTTGCAGTTAAAGCAGCAGCTCCAGCAGCTTCAGCAACAGCACCACCTGCAGCTGCAGTTCCAGCAGCTCGCCCAGCTGGCGCAGGGTCAGCCCGCCGCCGGCGCCGGCGCCGCCTCGTCGGCCGCGCAGACCCAGCGAGACGGCAAGTTGCTGGAAGTCATCGAGCGCAAGCGCTGCCTCTGCAAGGAGATCAAGGCCCACAGGCGCCCGGATAAAAGCCTGTGCAAGCAGGACAGCATGCCCATCCTCCCGAGCTGGAGACGGACACCTGAGCCCCGCAAGACTGGCACGCCGCCTTGCCAAAGGCCGCAGGCCGTCGTTTGGGACACGGCGATCTGA